In Serinus canaria isolate serCan28SL12 chromosome 5, serCan2020, whole genome shotgun sequence, the following proteins share a genomic window:
- the CCNK gene encoding cyclin-K: MKENKENSSPSVNLANLDHTKPCWYWDKKDLAHTPSQLEGLDPATEARYRREGARFIFDVGTRLGLHYDTLATGIIYFHRFYMFHSFKQFPRYVTGACCLFLAGKVEETPKKCKDIIKTARSLLNDVQFGQFGDDPKEEVMVLERILLQTIKFDLQVEHPYQFLLKYAKQLKGDKNKIQKLVQMAWTFVNDSLCTTLSLQWEPEIIAVAVMYLAGRLCKFEIQEWTSKPMYRRWWEQFVQDVPVDVLEDICHQILDLYSQGKQQMPHHTPHQLQQPPSLQSTPQAPTVQQSQQSQSSEQSQTQQQKESQQSAQQQQQQQQTQAQQSKKPSPQSSPPRQIKRPAAVSPKEETKAAEPPPPSKIPKIETSHPPIPPAHPPPERKPPLTTAVSMGEPEQSTTVDSVDMPKVQIPPPAHPAPVHQPPPLPHRPPPPPPTSYITGMSTTNSYMSGEGYQSLQSMMKTEGPTYGALPPAYGPPAHLPYHPHVYPPNPPPPVPPPPPASFPPPNIPPPTPGYPPPPTYNPNFPPPRLPPTHAVPPHPPPGLGMPPASYPPPTVPPGGQPPVPPPIPPPGMPPVAGLGRATWMR; the protein is encoded by the exons atgaaggagaataaagaaaattccAGCCCTTCTGTAAACTTGGCAAACCTGGACCATACAAAGCCATGCTGGTACTGGGATAAGAAAGATTTGGCACACACACCATCACAGCTTGAAGGGCTTGATCCAGCTACAGAGGCACGATACCGCAGGGAAGGGGCCAGATTCATATTTGATGTGGGAACACGTTTAGGGCT ACATTATGACACTCTAGCAACcggaataatttatttccatcGGTTTTATATGTTTCATTCCTTCAAACAGTTCCCAAGATAT GTGACAGGAGCCTGCTGTCTCTTCCTGGCAGGAAAGGTTGAAGAAACACCCAAGAAATGTAAAGACATAATTAAAACAGCTCGCAGCTTGCTAAATGATGTACAGTTTGGGCAGTTTGGAGATGACCCAAAG GAAGAAGTGATGGTACTTGAAAGAATCTTACTACAAACAATAAAGTTTGATTTGCAAGTGGAACATCCATACCAATTTCTTCTCAAGTATGCCAAACAACTCAAAG gagacaaaaataaaattcaaaaactGGTTCAAATGGCATGGACATTTGTCAATGACAG CCTCTGCACtaccctgtccctgcagtgggagcCTGAGATCATAGCTGTTGCAGTCATGTACTTAGCAGGCCGTTTGTGTAAGTTTGAAATACAGGAATGGACATCAAAACCAATGTACAGGCGATGGTGGGAGCAGTTTGTCCAAGATGTTCCTGTTGATGTTTTGGAAG ACATCTGCCATCAGATCCTGGATCTATACTCACAGGGAAAACAACAAATGCCTCATCATACTCCTCATCAGTTGCAGCAGCCACCGTCTCTTCAGTCTACACCCCAGGCACCTACAGTACAGCAGTCACAGCAATCCCAGAGTTCAGAGCAatcccagacacagcagcagaaagagtCTCAGCAGtcagcacagcaacagcagcagcagcagcaaacacaagcACAGCAATCTAAAAAGCCCTCTCCCCAGTCAAGTCCTCCTAGACAGATTAAAAGACCAGCA GCTGTATCtccaaaagaagaaacaaaggcAGCAG AACCACCGCCACCATCTAAAATTCCTAAAATTGAAACTTCACATCCACCAATACCTCCTGCACATCCACCTCCAG agcGCAAGCCTCCTTTGACAACAGCAGTTTCCATGGGAGAACCAGAGCAATCTACTACTGTGGACTCAGTAGATATGCCAAAGGTCCAgattcctcctcctgctcatccTGCCCCAGTACATCAACCTCCCCCTCTGCCACATCgtcccccacccccaccccccaccaGTTATATTACAGGGATGTCTACTACAAATTCTTACATGTCAGGGGAGGGTTATCAAAGTCTCCAGTCAATGATGAAGACAGAAGGACCAACATACGGAGCTTTACCACCGGCCTATGGACCACCAGCTCATCTACCATATCATCCTCATGTCTACCCTCCCAACCCTCCACCACCAGTTCCACCTCCACCCCCTGCTTCTTTCCCCCCACCCAATATTCCACCTCCTACTCCTGGATATCCTCCTCCGCCTACATACAACCCCAACTTCCCACCTCCAAGACTGCCTCCAACTCACGCAGTGCCACCTCAtccacctccagggctgggaatgccacCAGCTAGTTACCCCCCTCCTACTGTTCCCCCAGGTGGACAGCCACCTGTACCACCTCCAATTCCACCACCTGGTATGCCACCTGTAGCAGGACTTGGACGTGCTACATGGATGAGATAG